The Tenebrio molitor chromosome 3, icTenMoli1.1, whole genome shotgun sequence genome contains a region encoding:
- the LOC138125338 gene encoding uncharacterized protein gives MSQKATRRARRQTADEDSTCKPPTPKPEESPPLAEEPETAPPQVPEEATNDVEKDNTTEDENGVDNKIEPETPQLSNGHEEQEKNELELSGKDTETEMDPLIVSDEPDPELVFEENSSEVESGKESPVLTRCKTRRSITRNIPTPKTPKSLEEDEETEQTESDNKDGELNVTFESCSENTSTKAVAGGDSTRLEYYIDKESSNLESNSFLQGNKNKTFGEALRHLSTRRTIRPISDQYRKRLLQTNLDKNLSATYPSRNSVERISSVGIKRKSCSEGEEEHGKRFKNDSPGFFSKFTSPLASIRNTFRSDLPSSTPKLTAYKDDKFLLEDDAVNSQLCEVNNGGERRWCSIM, from the coding sequence ATGAGCCAGAAAGCGACGCGTCGTGCGCGTCGGCAGACCGCCGACGAGGATTCCACGTGCAAACCACCCACTCCTAAACCGGAAGAGTCGCCGCCCCTCGCCGAAGAACCGGAAACCGCACCTCCACAAGTCCCGGAAGAGGCGACCAACGACGTGGAGAAGGACAACACGACGGAAGACGAGAACGGCGTCGACAACAAAATTGAGCCGGAGACGCCGCAGTTGAGCAACGGACACGAGGAGCAGGAGAAAAACGAGCTGGAACTCTCGGGGAAGGACACAGAGACGGAGATGGACCCGTTGATCGTGTCCGACGAGCCGGACCCGGAGCTGGTGTTCGAGGAGAACTCGTCGGAGGTGGAATCAGGGAAGGAGTCGCCGGTGTTGACTCGGTGCAAAACCAGAAGGTCGATCACGAGGAACATTCCGACGCCGAAGACCCCCAAATCGCTGGAAGAAGACGAAGAGACGGAGCAAACCGAGAGCGACAACAAAGACGGAGAGTTGAACGTGACGTTCGAGTCGTGCTCGGAGAACACTTCGACGAAGGCCGTAGCCGGCGGGGACTCCACCCGACTGGAGTACTACATCGACAAGGAATCGTCCAATCTCGAGAGCAACAGTTTCCTGCAAgggaacaaaaataaaacgttcGGGGAAGCGTTGAGGCACTTGTCGACGCGCAGGACGATAAGACCGATCAGCGACCAGTACAGGAAGAGACTGCTCCAGACGAACCTGGACAAGAACCTGTCGGCGACGTACCCGAGTCGCAACAGCGTCGAGAGAATATCCTCGGTGGGGATCAAGAGGAAGAGTTGCAGCGAAGGGGAGGAGGAGCACGGCAAGAGGTTCAAGAACGACTCGCCCGGGTTCTTCTCCAAATTCACCAGTCCCCTGGCCAGCATCAGAAACACGTTTCGCTCGGATTTGCCCTCGAGCACTCCGAAACTGACGGCGTACAAAGACGACAAGTTTCTCCTCGAAGATGACGCTGTCAATTCGCAGCTGTGCGAAGTCAACAACGGAGGGGAGAGGCGTTGGTGCTCAATCATGTAA
- the LOC138125343 gene encoding E3 ubiquitin-protein ligase rififylin, translated as MHCKQCGSSFRFSIWIMQCGECKEQYCTKCMKRMNGICYCEKCVVLITRPPDITELMKLKAKDLQDYLNRHNIATFGLVEKRELVDLLCNRTIPVKSTKSSTVVNKIFSNFETVLNLPDRLNNGQQERRSRPPDRPIFASSSSGNLYTDPRFNEPSHASNTLPKERRPPPRPPQPTVRPESTAPPEPPQPTTSTAESSPVPRKIPKLSDYSSVEDLSSLSVKELKILLAYNRVDYKGCVEKNELLEKAERLWQDTSKSKEGLPESLEDLCKLCMDAPLDCVLLECGHIATCIDCGKKLAECPICRQYVSRVVRTFKA; from the exons ATGCATTGCAAACAGTGTGGTTCGTCGTTCAGATTCTCGATTTGGATAATGCAATGCGGCGAGTGCAAGGAGCAGTACTGCACAAAATGCATGAAAAGAATGAACGG AATATGTTACTGCGAGAAGTGCGTAGTTTTGATCACGAGGCCCCCAGACATAACCGAACTGATGAAGCTGAAAGCCAAAGACTTGCAGGACTATTTGAACAGACATAACATCGCCACATTCGGTCTAGTGG AGAAACGCGAACTGGTGGACTTGTTATGCAACCGGACCATTCCAGTAAAAAGCACTAAAAGCTCGACAGTTGTGAATAAGATATTCA GTAACTTCGAGACCGTGTTGAACCTTCCGGACCGACTGAACAACGGACAGCAGGAGAGAAGAAGTCGTCCCCCGGACCGTCCGATCTTCGCGTCCAGCAGCTCAGGGAATTTATACACCGACCCCAGGTTCAACGAGCCGAGTCACGCTTCTAACACTCTGCCAAAAGAGAGGCGGCCGCCCCCGAGGCCGCCACAACCGACCGTCCGACCCGAATCCACCGCCCCGCCAGAGCCACCCCAACCGACGACGTCGACGGCCGAGTCCAGTCCCGTTCCTAGAAAAATTCCCAAATTGTCTGACTACTCGAGTGTGGAGGATCTGAGCAGTTTGTCAGTCAAGGAGTTGAAGATTTTGTTGGCGTACAATAGGGTCGACTACAAAGGGTGCGTCGAGAAGAACGAGCTGTTGGAGAAGGCGGAGCGGTTGTGGCAGGACACCAGCAAGAGCAAAGAGGGGTTGCCTGAAAGCTTGGAAGATTTGTGCAAGCTGTGCATGGACGCCCCGCTTGACTGTGTGCTCCTGGAGTGCGGACATATCGCCACTTGCATCGACTGCGGCAAGAAACTGGCAGAATGTCCCATCTGCAGACAATACGTTTCTAGAGTCGTCAGAACGTTCAAAGCTTAG
- the LOC138125339 gene encoding mitochondrial E3 ubiquitin protein ligase 1-like: protein MDYLTEGIALGVDLVIFAACVKQYYKNKNAMAMIQGAPYLAINKDLKEIVDTHPEKKLSYVSIRGTVKPLGKPIVSSNNPNVTGVVQLLRIKEHVIQRSTTGFWSDSERIVQEVHNVMPFAVNNKGVQVEVADPLAADVLDMDVISDVFNPTVPSVMDHIWGFFAGIRQRGVQSTEKMLREGTTITGIGELVYSQDANILRLQPPSNGAPFYLTNMQVTSLIKKLNGSKKNYRLLCILFGTIGLVIGGLIIRKYWQYKDRLIEESKRKQMLDESRRKRRRQMRDQNLPENQICVVCKSNPIEIILLPCGHVCLCEDCSIDISTNCPVCRAPIEKKSVAYVA, encoded by the exons ATGGATTATTTGACGGAGGGCATAGCCCTAGGAGTGGATCTCGTGATATTCGCAGCATGTGTGAAGCAATACTACAAAAACAAGAACGCTATGGCGATGATTCAG GGTGCCCCGTACCTCGCGATAAACaaagatttgaaagaaattgTTGATACACATcccgaaaaaaaattgtcgtaTGTATCTATACGCGGAACGGTCAAGCCGTTAGGTAAACCAATTGTGAGTAGCAACAATCCAAATGTAACAGGAGTGGTACAGCTCTTGCGGATCAAAGAGCATGTGATTCAAAGGAGTACTACAGGGTTTTGGTCAGATTCTGAGAGAATTGTCCAAGAAGTGCACAACGTGATGCCTTTTGCTGTTAATAATAAGGGGGTGCAGGTGGAGGTGGCTGATCCGCTGGCGGCGGATGTTTTAG ATATGGATGTGATTTCTGACGTGTTCAACCCGACTGTACCGAGTGTTATGGATCACATTTGGGGCTTTTTCGCTGGGATAAGACAGCGAGGGGTACAGTCGACAGAAAAAATGTTGAGAGAGGGGACCACTATCACGGGAATCGGCGAGCTGGTCTACTCCCAGGACGCCAACATTTTGAGATTACAGCCGCCGTCGAATGGGGCTCCATTTTATTTAACGAATATGCAAGTCACTTCGCTCATAAAGAAATTAAACGGTTCAAAAAAGAATTATAG ACTGCTCTGCATACTTTTCGGTACGATCGGTCTAGTGATTGGAGGTTTAATAATACGAAAATATTGGCAGTACAAGGATAGATTGATTGAGGAGTCGAAGAGGAAACAAATGCTGGACGAGTCGAGACGGAAACGAAGGAGACAAATGCGCGACCAAAATCTtccagaaaatcagatttgcGTAGTGTGTAAAAGCAATCCGATCGAG ATAATTTTGTTGCCTTGCGGGCACGTCTGCCTGTGTGAAGACTGCTCTATCGACATCTCCACTAACTGTCCAGTCTGTAGAGCTCCCATAGAGAAAAAATCAGTGGCCTATGTTGCGTAA
- the LOC138125331 gene encoding probable cytosolic Fe-S cluster assembly factor AGAP009023, which yields MSRFSGVLQLTDLDDFITPSQECIKPVQIEKTKTSTGAKITIQDDGSYLQVDRDGAMQKLQKVEISLSDCLACSGCITSAESVLVTQQSQEEILRVFEENKALKNERGGGGAKLIVVSLSIQPILSIAAHYGLAVNDCAAKLVTYFKNLGADMVVDMTLADDFALLESQREFIRRFRATESDGVKNVIPMLASSCPGWVCYAEKTHGSYILPYISTTKSPQQIMGSLIKHWVGHNLGGRAIYHVTLMPCYDKKLEAAREDFFNSETQSRDVDCVLTAIELQQMLEKEGCSLENLEKSAFSQPWLLKQDADVAAALTRHVGSGSGGYSDHIFRYAAKELFGVDVDEVTYHNLRNPDFREAILEREGKVLLRFAIANGFRNIQNLVQKLKRGKSQYHYVEVMACPSGCLNGGAQIRPKDGIAHKELTTELENLYASLPLKPPEEDKTVRELYEGWLGGQESDKCTAILHTQYHAVEKTSNALNIKW from the exons ATGTCGCGGTTCAGCGGAGTCCTCCAGTTGACTGATTTGGACGACTTTATCACACCGTCGCAA GAATGCATCAAACCGGTGCAAATCGAAAAAACTAAGACCAGTACTGGGGCCAAGATTACGATACAAGACGACGGATCGTATCTTCAAGTGGATCGA GATGGGGCTATGCAAAAACTGCAAAAAGTTGAGATTTCTCTGTCAGATTGTTTGGCATGTTCCGGTTGCATCACCTCGGCGGAAAGCGTGTTGGTGACGCAACAGAGCCAAGAGGAGATCTTGCGCGTATTCGAGGAAAATAaagcgttaaaaaat GAACGCGGGGGCGGCGGAGCGAAACTCATCGTAGTCTCGCTCTCGATACAACCGATTTTGTCGATCGCGGCCCACTATGGCCTCGCCGTCAACGACTGCGCCGCCAAACTAGTAACCTATTTCAAAAATCTCGGCGCCGACATGGTCGTCGACATGACCCTAGCCGACGACTTCGCCCTCCTCGAGAGCCAAAGAGAATTCATCCGCAGATTCCGAGCCACCGAAAGCGACGGCGTCAAAAACGTCATCCCCATGTTGGCCTCGAGCTGCCCCGGGTGGGTCTGCTACGCCGAAAAAACGCACGGCAGCTACATCCTCCCCTACATCTCCACCACAAAATCCCCCCAACAGATCATGGGCTCCTTGATCAAGCACTGGGTGGGTCACAACTTGGGCGGTCGCGCCATCTATCACGTCACACTGATGCCCTGCTACGACAAGAAACTCGAAGCCGCGAGAGAGGATTTCTTCAACAGCGAAACGCAAAGCAGAGACGTGGATTGCGTCCTCACCGCCA TCGAACTGCAGCAAATGCTGGAAAAGGAGGGTTGCAGCTTGGAAAACCTCGAAAAGTCGGCGTTTTCGCAACCTTGGTTGTTGAAACAAGACGCAGATGTCGCTGCAGCGCTCACCAGACATGTGGGTTCGGGTTCTGGGGGTTACTCCGATCACATTTTTAGGTATGCGGCAAAGGAGCTGTTCGGTGTAGACGTCGACGAAGTCACTTATCACAATTTGAG GAATCCAGATTTCCGAGAAGCCATCTTGGAGAGGGAGGGCAAAGTGTTGTTGCGTTTTGCAATAGCTAATGGGTTTAGGAATATACAAAATCTGGTGCAGAAATTGAAAAGGGGCAAATCGCAGTATCACTACGTCGAAGTGATGGCGTGTCCGTCAG ggtgtttgaatgGTGGGGCCCAGATCAGGCCGAAGGACGGGATCGCTCATAAGGAACTCACCACGGAACTAGAAAATTTGTACGCGTCGCTCCCCCTCAAGCCCCCCGAAGAAGATAAAACAGTGAGGGAGTTGTACGAGGGGTGGTTGGGGGGACAGGAAAGTGACAAGTGCACGGCCATTTTGCACACTCAGTATCATGCGGTGGAGAAAACCAGCAACGCTCTCAACATAAAGTGGTAA
- the Ctu1 gene encoding cytoplasmic tRNA 2-thiolation protein 1: protein MTFQNGGAFPPALPTLLRRERARESEVRVEKMPPCSAKCGKNAILKRPKTGDVLCKECFFEAFENEIHFTISRAKLFRAGAKVAVAASGGKDSTVLAYVLKLLNEKYDYKLDLVLLSIDEGITGYRDDSLDTVKQNRDDYKMPLKIMSYKDLYGWTMDEIVAEIGRKNNCTFCGVFRRQALDRGGALLNVDYLATGHNADDIAETVLMNILRGDLARLSRCTSIITDSGDGIPRVKPLKYTYEKEIVMYAYFRKLVYFSTECVFAPNAYRGHARMLLKDLEKVDPAVIMNIIQSGESLTINATANMPTLSRCTRCGYVSSQEVCKACVLLEGLNKGLPRLGIGKSSKVKRFMQEKENSPCCKTQSCLCNKK from the exons atgacatttcaaaatggcggcgcTTTTCCACCTGCATTACCGACACTGCTGCGACGAGAGAGGGCGCgcgaaagtgaggttagagtGGAGAAGATGCCCCCGTGTTCGGCGAAATGTGGAAAAAATGCGATACTCAAG AGGCCCAAAACTGGGGACGTGTTGTGTAAGGAGTGCTTTTTCGAGGCGTTCGAGAATGAGATTCATTTCACCATCAGTAGGGCCAAGCTGTTTAGAGCCGGTGCAAAAGTGGCTGTGGCAGCTTCGGGGGGCAAAGATTCAACAGTACTAGCTTACGTTTTGAAGTTACTCAATGAAAAGTACGATTACAAGCTTGATTTAGTTCTCTTGTCAATTGATGAGGGCATCACAGGGTACAGAGATGACAGTTTGGACACTGTTAAGCAGAATCGCGACGATTATAAAATGCCTCTCAAGATCATGTCATACAAAGATTTGTATGGCTGGACTATGGACGAAATCGTCGCAGAG ATTGGTCGAAAAAACAATTGCACGTTTTGCGGCGTGTTCCGACGGCAAGCTCTAGACAGGGGGGGCGCGCTTTTAAACGTCGACTATCTAGCAACGGGTCACAACGCCGACGACATCGCTGAAACTGTCCTCATGAACATACTGAGGGGCGATTTGGCGCGTCTCAGTCGCTGCACGTCGATCATCACC gACAGCGGTGACGGCATTCCCCGCGTGAAACCCCTCAAATACACTTACGAAAAAGAAATCGTGATGTACGCATATTTCCGGAAGTTAGTGTATTTTTCTACCGAATGTGTCTTCGCCCCCAACGCCTACAGGGGGCACGCTCGGATGTTGTTAAAAGACTTGGAAAAAGTTGACCCGGCTGTCATAATGAACATCATCCAGTCAG GGGAGTCCCTCACAATTAATGCCACTGCGAATATGCCCACTCTGAGCAGGTGCACCCGGTGCGGGTACGTGTCGTCGCAGGAGGTGTGCAAAGCGTGCGTTTTGTTGGAAGGACTAAATAAAGGACTTCCCAGATTGGGCATCGGAAAATCGAGTAAAGTGAAGCGATTCATgcaagaaaaagaaaacagtcCATGTTGTAAAACGCAAAGTTGTTTATGTAACAAGAAGTAA
- the Git gene encoding ARF GTPase-activating protein Git — protein sequence MSRVKSRQNVEICGDCSAADATWASLNKGILLCTQCCSIHRSLGRHISQVKSLQKSSWHPNQQAMVYTLNGSGANNIWEHSLLENNSKFMKKKPNPKDPISVKSEFIRAKHLHCSFTFRDSATYDEGLENELGKQLHASVRTPNLETSFRLIVQGADPNYFHNERGTTPLHIAVKTEQKLQVELLLIHGADPTFPDAHGSTPIDYAKKNVNKELLNRLIENQYELTDAFIQYLTHRKPDHHNGMHFILPQGGFESNPTSVNKLQKMKNALFEQLAMDVFDEIDRRETEAIWLSCVDAIDLTVVPFLPVDSTLSKHRNQGRQKLARFSTPEVKSLVFDILIDTQRRQMLAEKGPNKTHLREYSSVADDDPLYDSVAPDEDYVTLPTIQENSPKEKTSMGKVGTDKPPEVVVEQLTKQLQQSDSTILDLKAEVNQLKAHLETLKYENIELKTRLSQHKVPDNNNSINGDGDSNSLQTITNGDVDLRQNRKNQRPSSMYETREGLKTPNWQILKNQMKQNEQTRNTTQSLYGLVPDSQTIIDCTNLITKSIQHLCKTINDRDNEDCLASGEKVKIAIAKLATILPKDKEGRSIKFLCDVLPLLMVECSSLQGAHKKGDGALIDHHTGKIREYAFLLAKQTREVVARYSTAQ from the exons ATGTCTCGCGTCAAGTCCCGCCAGAATGTCGAAATATGCGGTGATTGCAGTGCCGCAG ATGCGACATGGGCGTCGTTAAACAAGGGGATATTGTTGTGTACCCAATGTTGCAGCATACACAGGAGTCTTGGCAGACACATCTCTCAAGTCAAATCGCTGCAAAAGAGCAGTTGGCACCCAAACCAGCAAGCT ATGGTGTATACTTTAAACGGCAGCGGGGCCAACAACATCTGGGAACACTCACTGCTCGAAAACAACTCAAAATTCATGAAGAAAAAACCCAACCCCAAGGACCCCATCAG TGTCAAGAGCGAATTTATCAGAGCCAAGCATTTACACTGTTCTTTCACATTTCGCGACAGCGCCACCTATGATGAGGGTCTGGAAAATGAACTAGGCAAGCAGCTACACGCTAGCGTGAGGACGCCGAATTTGGAAACGTCGTTTCGTCTTATCGTCCAAGGAGCGGACCCCAACTATTTTCACAAT GAGAGGGGCACCACCCCTCTGCACATCGCGGTCAAAACGGAGCAAAAACTGCAGGTCGAATTGCTGCTGATTCATGGAGCTGACCCGACATTTCCCGACGCTCACGGAAGTACACCCATCGATTACGCAAA aaaaaatgtaaacaaggAGTTGTTGAACAGATTGATTGAGAATCAGTATGAGCTGACGGACGCTTTTATTCAATATTTGACGCACCGCAAGCCCGACCACCACAACGGGATGCATTTTATCTTGCCGCAAGGGGGCTTCGAGTCGAATCCCACCTCCGTGAATAAGCTGCAaaag ATGAAGAACGCGCTGTTCGAGCAGTTGGCCATGGACGTTTTTGACGAGATTGACAGACGGGAAACTGAAGCGA TTTGGCTGAGTTGCGTCGATGCCATCGATCTTACCGTGGTACCGTTCCTCCCCGTGGATTCCACCCTTTCGAAGCACCGCAACCAGGGCAGGCAAAAACTGGCGAGATTCTCCACCCCTGAAGTGAAGAGTCTCGTTTTTGACATCTTGATTGACACCCAGAGGCGACAGATGTTGGCGGAGAAAG GGCCGAACAAGACTCATCTGCGCGAATACTCTTCAGTCGCCGATGACGACCCCTTGTATGATTCTGTGGCGCCGGACGAGGATTACGTGACGTTGCCCACCATACAGGAGAATTCCCCCAAAGAAAAAACGTCGATGGGCAAGGTGGGGACGGATAAGCCGCCTGAAGTTGTGGTGGAGCAGCTGACCAAGCAACTGCAACAGTCCGACAGCACCATCCTGGACCTCAAGGCGGAAGTTAACCAGTTGAAGGCGCACCTCGAGACGCTCAAATACGAAAACATCGAGCTGAAGACGCGCCTGTCCCAGCACAAAGTTCCAGACAACAACAACAGTATTAACGGCGACGGCGATTCCAACTCGTTGCAGACGATAACG AACGGCGACGTCGACCTACGGCAAAACCGCAAGAACCAGAGGCCATCCAGCATGTACGAGACCCGCGAGGGCCTGAAAACGCCCAACTGGCAGATCCTGAAGAACCAGATGAAGCAGAACGAGCAGACGCGTAACACCACGCAAAGCCTCTATGGACTCGTCCCCGACAGCCAGACGATCATCGACTGCACAAACCTGATCACGAAGAGCATCCAGCACCTGTGCAAGACCATCAACGACAGAGACAACGAGGACTGCCTCGCCAGCGGGGAGAAGGTCAAGATTGCCATCGCCAAGCTAGCGACCATCTTGCCCAAA GACAAGGAAGGCAGGTCCATCAAGTTCCTGTGCGACGTTTTGCCATTGCTGATGGTGGAGTGCTCGTCGCTGCAGGGGGCCCACAAGAAGGGCGACGGCGCGCTGATAGACCATCACACGGGTAAAATAAGAGAATACGCCTTCCTTCTCGCCAAACAAACCAGGGAGGTGGTCGCGAGGTACTCGACCGCGCAATGA
- the m-cup gene encoding protein fem-1 homolog C, whose amino-acid sequence MWKSSKMDPVNEKNNLFHDLLEACRHSIPGARLSYSLRNRLEKYPPNIRREIVNRVKVGCSPLFLACKKGQTEIVEYLITVCQADIEQRGLYEVQDDRSTHVVTPLWCAAVSGKLSVVEILLRHSADINAVSDTGSTPVRSACFMTHFEIVKYLVEHGADINRPNYNGGTCLINSVQSAPLCDFLLKHGADVNARDIQNKTALHYAIQEHRLETTKLLLKNGANYNARSRYGDDALQMACLKGAARIFDYLTINICYASDKLANAHELMGATFLEEHNDAVVALFHWREGLACRQSHGLLPKLPIREPKEGYRFHKEFETMEELDNIATDLDLIRTQSLIIAERILGPHHKDTIFRLMYRGAAYADMLRYQRCIDLWRRALEIRVEKDSILYTDTCFTAQALVRQMVDYNEKSAPKNEKDARQRFHDVVCTFKLITKDILEIRQLLTIRPVYKRQVDFFDKILKCVTHLIYLMVETAKTSGQVATVVQLIGNLVRLDPRSVLTEDSLLHLCVSKCNTIRSSYFVDEDTIVIFPKLSVIKFLLECGAHVNARNEAGSTPLHIATERENYSDWLIKLLLQYGGHIDQPNSRGVCPLDYIVDVSKHSDVDVHVLNHVNLKCLCASVISKFQIPYKNQIPKTLESFVKLHEP is encoded by the exons ATGTGGAAGTCGTCGAAAATGGACCCCGTCAACGAAAAAAACAACCTCTTTCACGACCTCCTCGAAGCGTGCAGACACTCGATCCCGGGGGCCCGACTTTCGTACTCTTTGCGAAACCGTCTGGAGAAGTATCCACCGAATATCCGTCGAGAAATCGTGAATCGCGTCAAAGTCGGCTGTTCCCCCCTGTTCCTGGCGTGCAAGAAGGGCCAAACCGAGATCGTGGAGTACCTCATCACCGTGTGCCAAGCCGACATCGAGCAGCGAGGCCTATACGAAGTGCAAGACGACAG GTCCACCCACGTCGTGACCCCCCTCTGGTGCGCCGCCGTCTCTGGGAAGCTGTCAGTGGTGGAGATTTTACTCCGGCACAGCGCAGACATCAACGCCGTCTCGGACACGGGCTCGACCCCCGTGCGGTCCGCGTGCTTCATGACGCACTTCGAGATCGTCAAGTACCTGGTGGAGCACGGGGCCGACATCAACCGCCCCAACTACAACGGGGGCACCTGTCTCATCAATTCCGTACAAAGCGCCCCCCTCTGCGACTTCCTCCTGAAACACGGGGCTGATGTCAACGCCCGAGACATCCAGAACAAGACTGCTCTCCACTACGCTATACAGGAGCACAG GTTAGAAACCACCAAACTGTTGCTGAAAAACGGGGCCAACTATAACGCCAGATCGCGCTACGGCGACGACGCCTTGCAGATGGCGTGTCTCAAGGGGGCCGCCCGCATATTCGACTATCTCACGATCAATATTTGCTACGCGAGCGACAAACTGGCCAACGCACATGAGTTGATGGGGGCGACGTTCCTGGAGGAGCACAACGACGCGGTCGTCGCGCTCTTCCACTGGAGGGAGGGGCTGGCGTGCAGGCAGAGCCACGGGCTGCTGCCCAAACTGCCGATCCGGGAGCCCAAGGAGGGCTACCGCTTCCACAAGGAGTTCGAGACCATGGAGGAGCTGGACAACATCGCCACAGACCTAGACTTGATACGCACGCAGAGTCTGATAATAGCCGAGAGGATACTGGGGCCGCACCACAAGGACACGATTTTCAGGTTGATGTACAGGGGGGCTGCGTACGCGGACATGTTGAGGTACCAGCGCTGCATAGATTTGTGGCGGAGGGCTCTCGAAATAAGGGTGGAGAAGGACTCGATTTTGTACACAGACACTTGCTTCACTGCCCAAGCTCTAGTCAGACAGATGGTAGATTACAACGAGAAGAGCGCCCCAAAAAACGAGAAGGACGCCAGGCAGAGATTCCACGACGTAGTCTGCACTTTTAAACTCATAACGAAAGACATTTTAG aaataagACAACTGTTAACTATAAGACCCGTGTACAAGCGCCAAGTCGACTTCTTCGACAAGATCCTGAAGTGCGTGACCCACTTAATCTACCTGATGGTGGAAACGGCGAAAACCAGCGGGCAGGTCGCGACAGTGGTGCAATTAATCGGCAACCTGGTGCGGCTGGACCCGCGGAGCGTCCTCACCGAAGACTCCCTCTTGCACTTGTGCGTCTCGAAGTGCAACACGATCCGATCCAGTTACTTCGTGGACGAAGACACCATC GTGATATTCCCTAAGCTTAGCGTGATCAAATTTTTGCTAGAGTGCGGCGCCCACGTCAACGCGAGGAACGAGGCGGGCTCCACCCCCCTGCACATCGCCACCGAGCGCGAGAACTACTCCGATTGG CTGATCAAGCTGCTCTTGCAATACGGGGGTCACATAGACCAGCCCAACTCGCGCGGGGTCTGCCCCCTGGACTACATCGTCGACGTGAGCAAACACTCCGACGTGGACGTGCACGTTTTGAACCACGTCAATCTGAAATGTCTCTGCGCAAGCGTGATCAGTAAATTTCAAATACCgtacaaaaatcaaataccCAAGACCCTCGAGAGCTTCGTCAAATTGCACGAGCCCTGA
- the LOC138125351 gene encoding dynein axonemal light chain 4: MGDGEGREKPEETKKIVHTYPLIRHSDMPEEMKQESMELVVTACEKHSTNNEAAAKMIKDEMDKKFGPPFHVVVGEGFGFEISFECQNLLYMFFGGNLAIVVWKC; this comes from the exons ATGGGCGATGGGGAAGGACGCGAGAAGCCGGAAGAGACCAAAAAAATCGTTCACACTTACCCCCTGATAAGG CATTCAGACATGCCGGAAGAGATGAAACAAGAGTCGATGGAATTGGTGGTGACGGCGTGCGAAAAGCACTCGACGAACAACGAAGCCGCCGCCAAAATGATCAAGGACGAGATGGACAAGAAATTCGGTCCTCCTTTTCACGTCGTGGTGGGAGAGGGGTTCGGGTTCGAGATCTCGTTCGAGTGTCAAAATCTGCTTTACATGTTTTTCGGGGGGAACTTGGCCATAGTGGTCTGGAAGTGCTAA